The nucleotide sequence CTACAAAACCCTGGGTCTCAATGAGGGCAAACTGGTTAATGCCAGCATCAAGGCCCCCTGGGTGCTGGTGCAGGCCGGGGAGATGTCGCCCAAAAGCTCGCCCCCGGCGGAAAACTGCTTTACCGGCGTGGTCGAGCGCGTGCGCGAAGACGAAATGGTGGCCGAAATTCTGGTGGCTCTGGGCGAAGGCAGTCAGGTGTGCGCCCTGCGCAACCGTGGGCCCGAAAACCCCATCAACCTGACCGCCGGGCAGACGGTTACGGTATTTTTCAAGGCTTTTTCCGTTATTCTTACCGTGGACTAGGCCCCGCAGGGGCTACCAGATGCACGGCAAAAAGCCGCGCCGATCGCAAATACGGATCGGCGCGGCTTTTTGCATGGTTGCCCTGTCAGCGTAATTTTTGACCACGCGGAGCCCTCCCAGCGAGGTTCAGGCCCAGCGGGCACGGTTTGCTCCATAAACAGCGGCAATAACCTCAATGGCCCGTGCGATGTCCGGGAGCCCGCCCCACTGCAGGTTGTCAGCCGCAGATGATCATTGCCCATACCCCTGACCAGCAGGCCCAGAGGCGCGAGCTGCTGCCCGAACCACCCAGACGGCATGCCCGAAGCGCTTATGCCAAACATGACGATATTGGTCTGCGCTGGCGTCAGCTAACTCGTCATGGGCCGCCAGCGCCCAAAAAGACCGCCGGACACGCCACAGGGCAATCACAGGCCTTGCCCTGCCACAAATCCCGCGCGCCCAACGCCCGGCGCAAATCGCCCAGCAGGCCGCGCTTGTCGCTGGCCCAGGCCGGGGCAAGCAGCTCGCGGGGGGCGGGGTCGCTTTGCAGGCGATGGATGACGATGTTTGAGGGAATACACGGCAGGGCGGCGCAGAGCATATCCACATACTCGTCGCGCCAGAGGGGGTGGTACTGCCCGGAGGCGTAAAGCCCGGCCAGCGCAGTGCCCCTGGGAACGTACACATTGTGCAGCTTGAGACCGCGTATGGGCAGGGAAAGCGCCCAGTCGACGCTCTGCATGAAATGGCGCTCGTCTTCGCCGGGCAGCCCGACCATCAGGTGGGCGCATACGGCTATGCCGCGCTCGGCAGCCATGCGGACAGATTTTTCTGACGCGGATGCATTGTGTCCACGGTTTATGAGGGTTAGGGTTGCGTTATGGACGGTTTGCAGGCCCAGCTCCAGCCACAGGTCGCAGTCAAGAGCCGCAAGCAGATCAAGCTTTGGGGCATCCAGACAGTCGGGGCGGGTTGCCACGGCCACGCCAAAGCAGTCGGGCAGGCCGCGCGCGGTCTGGAGCAGTTGTTGCAAGCGTTTCTGTGGGCCATAGGTATTAGAGAAAGATTGCAGATACGCAATAAAGCGCGTATTGGGGTCGTCCCGCAGATAAACGGCACGCTTGGCATTCCACTGCTGCAACAGGGAATCGCCCAGTTTTGCACGCCCGGAGCCCGAACCGTCGGCATTGCAAAACGTGCAGCCAGAACGCGAAATCGTGCCGTCGCGGTTGGGGCAGGAAGCCCCGGCATCAAGTGGAATTTTTTGCACCCGGCAGCCGTACAGATGATTATAATGTGCGGCCAGAGTATGCCAACGCTGCATGTTTACATGCCTTGGGGGCTTATATCCGCGCCTGCGGACGGGACAAATATTTTAACCCTGCGTCCACCGTCTTGACTTCATGCCGGTTTTAGCAGAACAGTTTTCAGCCTGACGTTACCAATTCCAACAGCGCCCCCGCTCCAGGCCTCTTCGCCTCGCCGGGCGTGGATGCTGTTTCAACATGACGGTAAGGTAGCACACCAGCACAGCGAGGCAAGTTAGAGTAATGTCCAAAATTCTGGATTTCGCACTAGGATTGTTTTCCAATGACCTGGCCATCGACTTGGGCACGGCCAATACCTGCGTCTACGTAAAAGGACAGGGAATTGTGCTGCGCGAGCCCTCTGTGGTTGCGGTCAAAAAAGACCCGCGCGGCAACAACGTGGTTTTGGCCGTTGGGCATGACGCCAAGCGCATGCTGGGCAGAACCCCCGGCAATATCTGGGCTATCCGTCCCATGAAAGACGGCGTTATCGCCGACTTTGAAGTTACCGAGGCCATGCTGCGTCACTTTATCGCCAAGGTTCACAACTCGCGGCGTCTTGTGCGCCCGCGCATCATGATCTGCGTGCCCACGGGCATCACCCAGGTGGAAAAACGCGCGGTGAAAGAATCGGCCCAGTCCGCCGGTGCGCGTGAGGTTTACCTCATCGAGGAGCCCATGGCGGCGGCCATCGGCGCCGACCTGCCCATTCAGGAGCCTACCTCCAACATGGTGGTGGACATCGGCGGCGGCACCACAGAAGTGGCGGTCATCTCCCTTTCGGGCATTGTGTACTCGCGCTCTGTGCGCGTGGGCGGCGACAAGATGGACGAAGCCATCATGACCCACGTCAAGCGCAAGTATAACATGCTCATAGGCGAATCGTCCGCTGAAGAAATCAAGATCAAGATCGCTTCTGCCTATCCGCTTGATCCGGAGCAGCAGATCGAGGTCAAGGGCCGCGACCTTGTGACGGGTATTCCGCAAAATATCATCATTACCTCCGAAGAAGTGCGCAAGGCCATTTCCGAGCAGGTAGACAGCATTGTACAGGCTGTGCGCA is from Desulfovibrio desulfuricans and encodes:
- a CDS encoding TIGR01212 family radical SAM protein (This family includes YhcC from E. coli K-12, an uncharacterized radical SAM protein.) yields the protein MQRWHTLAAHYNHLYGCRVQKIPLDAGASCPNRDGTISRSGCTFCNADGSGSGRAKLGDSLLQQWNAKRAVYLRDDPNTRFIAYLQSFSNTYGPQKRLQQLLQTARGLPDCFGVAVATRPDCLDAPKLDLLAALDCDLWLELGLQTVHNATLTLINRGHNASASEKSVRMAAERGIAVCAHLMVGLPGEDERHFMQSVDWALSLPIRGLKLHNVYVPRGTALAGLYASGQYHPLWRDEYVDMLCAALPCIPSNIVIHRLQSDPAPRELLAPAWASDKRGLLGDLRRALGARDLWQGKACDCPVACPAVFLGAGGP
- a CDS encoding rod shape-determining protein, with product MSKILDFALGLFSNDLAIDLGTANTCVYVKGQGIVLREPSVVAVKKDPRGNNVVLAVGHDAKRMLGRTPGNIWAIRPMKDGVIADFEVTEAMLRHFIAKVHNSRRLVRPRIMICVPTGITQVEKRAVKESAQSAGAREVYLIEEPMAAAIGADLPIQEPTSNMVVDIGGGTTEVAVISLSGIVYSRSVRVGGDKMDEAIMTHVKRKYNMLIGESSAEEIKIKIASAYPLDPEQQIEVKGRDLVTGIPQNIIITSEEVRKAISEQVDSIVQAVRIALEQTPPELAADIVDRGIVLTGGGALLKGLDQLLREETSLPITVVDDPLSTVVMGTGKALDNLHILKEVCID